The Dreissena polymorpha isolate Duluth1 chromosome 4, UMN_Dpol_1.0, whole genome shotgun sequence region TAATCATCGTATcattatatgtgtcgtgttctgagaaaactgggtttaatgcatgtgcgtaaagtgtcgtcccagattagcctgtgcagttcgcacaagctaatcagggacgacactttccgccttatcctTATTTTCgtgtaaaagagacttcctttaaacgaaaaataccattaaagcggaaagtgttgtccttgattagcctgtgcggactacacaggctaatctgggatgacactttacgcacattcattaaacccagttttctcagaacagaacagaacagaacaactctttattttcacccaagtatacaaggtatacaataagggcaacatGACAAAAACAGGTTTTAACAGTATTATCCGGTTCAAGTTGATCAGCTATAGCAtgcataatgtaaacatataatacaatactaTAATACACAATACAAAGGGAAACTATTAAGTGGAGTGTTCAAACACAATCAATTTTAACTAGTTTGTTGGGAGGGGGGAGTGGATAtgtctttacatgtatatatacaatagttatatatCGAGATGACGAATCCGGCAGACAATGATGAAAACAGAAAATGGGAAGTCTTTTTTAGGTATTGGGCTTTATAAGTAGATTTAATTCAATGTCAATCACTAGTAGTCGTAGTCAGGTGTAACCCGAGTTTATttttcgagagagagagagaaaagtcCACAgttgcgatatttgaataatatgtacactatacataataaacaatttacatacaCAGAGCAATGCAATACAACAcagattttatactgtatattgtCGGGAGGCATATTAGCAAAATAACATTTGCTGTGAATAGCAATTAACACCGACATTTATGGATagctttcattttatttacattagctatttttattatgtacatttttatccGATGTTGGCAAACATACAGTTTGATTCTAAGAAAAAAAAGGATAACTTAAATACAGCcgcaaaaacataaacatagaaAGGCAGTATAGTAGCGTATAGCCCGTTCCGGGAATTATTGATTTGTTCGTTCGCGTTTTAGAGTAACGAGTGCAAAAAAAGAACACCTGAAGACGAACTCGTGACAGCAATAGACCACTTCAAGCTTCAAGTGCGCATGCGCCGAGTTAAATCTCGAATCGCGTGACGAGACCCCATATCGCGAGATTTGCAAAACTGGGGGCTGGCTTTCTCATGCATTTCATTCGTAGACAGGTGATACTCATTGAGTACGATTCAGCTAAATGTCGGGTTTAACAGACGCTTGCAACATAATTGGTAAACAACGCCGTTTTCTTACACTGATGAAGCGAGTCTTTATTCAAGCCAACAAAACCTGCAATACTTTTCGTTTAAAGTGTTATTATGGGTGGAAGGGACTATTGCTGTGTCGTTGGTTGTGTAAACAGACGATCTAAATCAAAGCTACCATTTCATGGTATTCCTAAAAAGCCTGAACATCGAAGGAAAGCCTGGATTAAAGCATCCGGACGACAGTGCCATGGAAAACACAAATTTATTGTCACAGAATATACTCGTATTTGTGGTGCACATTTTGTGAATGGTGTTAAGAGCAATAATCCTTTGGACGTTGACTATGTGCCAACAGTTAATTTGCCAAGGCCTATATCATTGACCCCTGTGGTAGAACGAGCTACAACAACCAGTAAGATGGCAAAGTCATACAGTGATGCGGTGCAGAATGCAATTAACCGGAAGAAAGCTTCAAACAAATATTGTGCTCGTAAAAAACTGATCTTATGTGAGCCAGATATTGACGATGTGCATATGGAAGTAGAGGTTGGGTTGCCAGCAACACAAAGCCAGAGCGACTACGAATTTGTTGTTCGGGGGCTAGAAACAAACGATGCATCGGttagttgtttgttgttgaatgaaTGGAATTGTAGAAGTTATGCACATGTCCCACAGCGTCCTGTCCGTATAATAAAATAAGATGAAACCTCTGAAAAGCTCCACATTTCTTAACACATTTAAGCCTAGAGGACTCTCCTGTCCTTttagattggatcaatttatttccaaaattagggatgtctagtatatttatttctatatttagaatatttcttacagaaattcctttaagcaaacagcgcagaccctgggtctacgctgtttgcaaagtccttttttctagacgctaggcagaAATGGGttaatctttttaaaaaataacttCATAAGAAGCCGTAGACTATAACTGTTTATTTGCTTTGTGGGTTTGGATTACAATTGATTTTCTTATGTTCTCTCAAGGAGCTTCGCAACAATGAATTATGTATGTATGgctaattttaaacatatttaaatgaaccaaTCAGATAAATAtccattttttttctgtttcaggTACCCAAGTATGAAGACCATGTATATGCAAAAGCAGAGTGTCCTAGACAGCCTCGGTTAGCTTCAACATCAACCAGTGTCCAGACCGAAGATCAGTCATACTGCcacagtgctccagccagcttttcaaaatagaggggagcttcccccaaaagggcacatttcacgcgtaattttggaaaatagggcattttggttataaaaatacttaagtatatactttggttatactatatacttatgaattgtaaacattagtgcattggatgatttcaccaattgtatgctgttcctcattttgtgaaatgaaattataataaatattttactatctacattggcgctaaggaaaacaacttagtagccaatttcATAACAGACTTGGGCTAGCATTcgactacacgcattagagatatgtagatatcatatttctttccgaTGTGTGTGtgtcgggggggggggaattttgatgtttttttatcacctaacatcattgaactgcatgttaatctttcaggttccagtttcagcatcagtggccttgtAGAAGAAacgaagaaaacatgaaataaattcaggggtttcactgggtcaaaaaaacgttgtgacaGTCACCACTTAAATTCGTTGCTATTAATAACTTTGAaccaatgtttgtccacaataaatgaataatattaattcaaacaaaaatctatattgacaaatttaaagtctaaacaatgatcaatgtcaccatgaagtagcatccagtctggagaataaaatgaaacattgttattgttactaataggatatatttattttacaacacgttatttcaactaatgtcaacaacgttgaaagttttgttaggtcgcgaaattatatgataatatcaaaattacattttacttgcagagggataaatcctccttccaaacaagctctttatttgttgaaataacaactgtctgcccctaaTCATGTTAAAATGCATCATGATTGAAGACAGACAGTATTTTAAAGTtaagaaataaaatccaaacacaaataatatgtttttccATGTCGTAATTTCGGACTAAAAATAaaccgcatattcgcattaaaaagattattaattttcaaattttagtaggtattttgaattaaaaatcactatttttgcaaacaaaaaatcatagccaaagacttcagaagtttaaaaaaattcaatagtgctgagtttgatttcatttgagtgtgattgtgcctaaccaagcgtgacctcagagataatctctcacagcatgttactatcgtctgcaacaaaaggctaattagtgatctgataacaaaccatgcccttggtgcttgtttgttcacaatgtgttgacttaacACGCCCCAGGCAGTCATGTACGGTAActtaagggtgttatctgtgtattcatgttgatgtttctggcgatttatacagTCTGAAAACAGGAATTCACTGTAGAGACCAAAAGGGcaattgacagaaaaatagaggggcgctttttaagggggcaaattttagaggggcgcagcgcccctctatttattgctagctggagcactgctgcCACGATGAACACATCTTTAAAATTAAGCTAAAGGATGGAACGTACCGTTAAAGCGCCAGGTAAGCaggtaatttatttattaactaagcTTAGTAAGTAAATTGGTGTACGGTATCATTTAATAGTCTACTATTTAACTGTCTTTGTTAAGCAGAtaaagaaattatctcccttgaagttgacataaagataaaacaatgaaataaataaacgatAAAGAATACTGGAGAAGCAATAGACCGTTTGCAATAATAGGAGATTTTTACGTACGCACCGGTTTGGCCGCCATATTGGAGGTATACCAGCGAAGCGTAAACATCGATCAAAATTAAGAGAGCGTAAAACTGTGACTCATGGCGTCTAAATCACTGAACCAAAAAGGGCCGTACAAAGATAGACTGGAGCCTGCAACAAAAGCAAGATACATTGAAAAACTTGCATTGATTGGTGGTATTGACCCATATGATTTGAAAAAGCTTTGTGATGATGTGAATCAACTGCCATCGTTGACCTACCCTGACATCgttaattatttgttgtttacacCTAGTATTTACACGATGGAAGATCTGAAAAACTTCAAAAGCTTAGAAGCAGTGAATCAAGTTGAGTGTGGCTGGGTTTCTGGCGTGACTTCTGCTGTGTTGAGTAACAGACTGTTGGTGAAAGGAAGGGtaagttattgtttttttcttgaaattcattGTTCTGGATattaagcttttttttttaattttctctcATTACTACATCAGCCCTGTTCACAGATTTGTACTGGTATATATGTATCGAGGTAAACGGCATTTGTCCTACCACCCCTCGAAGCTAGCTTTTTTTAGCAAGTACTTTTGCCAGACGTGGTAGAATGTCTGTGTATGGCTCGAGAGGtcctgggtttgattcccagtcGAGGCGTGTTACTGTATGTTTCAGCCAGTAACACATAATATACACTACTAAGTACAATGTTATTCTCATGTATACCAAGAATTGAACTGAATTTTACCTATGCTGACCTATGATATCGGATTTATAAGATCCAGTTATGATGTTCTTAACGACAAAACGCATGGTTGGAAACAATTATTTTAGATTTTGGTTTCACTTCAAACAGCATATGCGACATGCTTACAACTTAGGTAATTTTTAGCTTTTATGCTGACTTTTTTTATGTGTTTCATATGTCAAGATGCTTAATATCTTGTAAATGTAGTTTACTATTGCTTT contains the following coding sequences:
- the LOC127878667 gene encoding uncharacterized protein LOC127878667: MGGRDYCCVVGCVNRRSKSKLPFHGIPKKPEHRRKAWIKASGRQCHGKHKFIVTEYTRICGAHFVNGVKSNNPLDVDYVPTVNLPRPISLTPVVERATTTSKMAKSYSDAVQNAINRKKASNKYCARKKLILCEPDIDDVHMEVEVGLPATQSQSDYEFVVRGLETNDASVPKYEDHVYAKAECPRQPRLASTSTSVQTEDQSYCHISASVAL